In Oceanobacillus sp. FSL K6-2867, one DNA window encodes the following:
- a CDS encoding ROK family glucokinase encodes MEKLLLGIDIGGTSVKIGIINQQGEIQKKWEVPTNKLNAGITIVEEVWASIEQKLSILHLSISSFLGVGVGAPGFIDMDTGLVYEAVNIGWKNFPLADQLKEKSGLPVFVANDANIAVLGENWTGAGNKAKNLIALTLGTGVGGGIIANGSILNGENGMAGELGHLKIEEAGYSCNCGNNGCLETIASATGIVRQAINQIANHPNSMLAEIYNKNQTITAKDIFELAESGDTIADEIVKKTADVLGQVIANLGVVINPSKVLIGGGVSKAGELLVDEIETAFRKYALPRVSNACEIKIAQLGNDAGIIGGAYLVLEQMNNDNS; translated from the coding sequence ATGGAAAAGTTACTTTTGGGGATAGATATTGGGGGAACGTCTGTAAAAATTGGCATTATTAATCAACAGGGTGAAATACAGAAAAAATGGGAGGTTCCAACAAACAAATTAAATGCTGGTATTACAATAGTTGAAGAGGTCTGGGCTTCTATTGAACAGAAGTTGAGCATACTACATTTAAGTATAAGTTCTTTTTTAGGTGTAGGTGTGGGAGCACCTGGATTTATTGATATGGATACAGGGCTAGTATATGAAGCAGTGAACATTGGGTGGAAAAACTTCCCGTTAGCAGACCAATTAAAAGAAAAATCAGGTTTACCAGTTTTTGTTGCTAATGATGCAAATATTGCTGTCTTAGGTGAAAATTGGACAGGTGCCGGTAATAAGGCAAAAAACTTAATTGCATTGACACTTGGTACTGGAGTAGGCGGAGGTATTATTGCGAATGGCTCTATACTGAATGGAGAAAACGGAATGGCTGGTGAACTTGGGCATTTAAAGATCGAAGAAGCTGGGTATTCATGCAATTGCGGAAATAATGGATGTCTCGAAACAATAGCTTCAGCAACAGGAATAGTACGTCAGGCTATAAATCAAATAGCAAACCATCCAAATAGTATGCTTGCTGAAATTTATAATAAAAATCAAACGATTACAGCAAAAGATATCTTTGAATTGGCTGAATCAGGTGACACTATTGCAGATGAAATTGTAAAAAAGACTGCTGATGTGCTTGGTCAAGTAATCGCCAACCTCGGAGTAGTTATTAATCCTTCTAAGGTACTGATTGGCGGCGGTGTTTCAAAAGCTGGTGAATTGTTAGTTGATGAGATAGAAACAGCATTTCGCAAATATGCTTTGCCAAGAGTATCAAATGCCTGTGAAATTAAAATCGCACAGCTTGGAAATGATGCGGGTATCATAGGTGGGGCGTACTTAGTTTTGGAACAAATGAATAACGACAATAGTTAG
- a CDS encoding YqgQ family protein, translating into MKNVYDIQQLLKRYGTFIYTGDRLGDLELMEMELDELYQMMFVQIADYQNAKLILKKEKRLIINKRGE; encoded by the coding sequence ATGAAAAATGTTTATGATATACAACAATTACTAAAACGATATGGTACGTTCATCTATACAGGTGACCGATTAGGTGATCTTGAATTAATGGAAATGGAGTTGGATGAATTGTATCAGATGATGTTTGTACAAATTGCGGATTATCAGAATGCAAAATTAATATTAAAAAAAGAAAAACGGCTCATTATAAACAAAAGGGGCGAGTAA
- a CDS encoding rhomboid family intramembrane serine protease — protein MYLDDQYKLYHTAYELVTNHQFDILHIDQNTNEIWLEKYANKKSQVIRLVQKGFDWKNHLKQDIALVFQKAKAMKKLFAGKHIELHNVYIYSHSPVDDWEILKKPMQLKEKKNPLKMFVYYLDHEESSEELRRLQADLDVQFMPMPDENDEQKKEQTIQSYKTYLAKALENKHKEVENVFSYGKPYFTYLLIAINIFLFILLEMKGGSTSIDTLIEMGAKYNPSIIDGEWWRIVSSMFLHIGFLHLLMNMLAVYYLGTAIERIFGRSRFLFIYFLAGIGGGLASFAFTTHVSAGASGAIFGLFGALLFFGIIYKRIFFQTMGSNILIILLINVVLGFSIEQIDMGAHIGGLIAGFLASAIIHLPNKKNVRTQLISAILYIILIAGLIIFGWNSNMNNQSNYLMEIEQLLMDDDYNEVVAVATDALELEGERDGLILFQRSYAYIELNELDLAIEDLEQSILHEPVLPEAYYNLAILYDGSGQKEKAEEMITKAYELNPDKESIANVYKKITGESPE, from the coding sequence ATGTATCTTGATGACCAATATAAGCTTTATCATACGGCATACGAACTGGTAACCAATCACCAATTTGATATTCTGCATATAGACCAGAATACAAATGAAATCTGGCTCGAAAAATATGCAAATAAAAAATCTCAAGTAATCCGGCTTGTACAGAAAGGATTTGATTGGAAAAATCATTTGAAGCAGGATATTGCTCTCGTATTTCAAAAAGCAAAAGCAATGAAAAAATTATTTGCTGGTAAACATATTGAATTGCATAATGTTTACATCTATTCTCATTCACCTGTAGATGACTGGGAAATCTTAAAGAAACCGATGCAGCTAAAAGAGAAGAAGAACCCATTAAAAATGTTTGTGTATTACTTAGATCATGAAGAATCTAGTGAAGAACTTCGTCGGCTTCAAGCAGATTTAGATGTACAGTTTATGCCTATGCCAGATGAAAATGATGAACAGAAAAAAGAGCAGACAATTCAAAGCTATAAGACGTATTTAGCAAAAGCACTTGAGAATAAACATAAAGAAGTCGAAAATGTCTTTTCATATGGAAAGCCTTATTTTACATATCTGTTAATTGCAATTAATATTTTCTTGTTTATTTTACTGGAAATGAAGGGCGGCAGCACCTCAATCGATACACTTATTGAAATGGGTGCAAAATATAACCCAAGTATTATCGATGGGGAATGGTGGCGAATTGTAAGCTCCATGTTCCTTCATATTGGCTTTCTGCATTTATTAATGAACATGCTTGCAGTTTACTATCTAGGGACAGCAATTGAACGGATTTTTGGCAGAAGTCGCTTTCTTTTTATTTATTTCCTAGCTGGGATTGGCGGTGGCTTGGCAAGCTTTGCATTTACAACACATGTTTCTGCCGGGGCATCGGGGGCGATCTTTGGATTATTTGGTGCACTTCTGTTTTTCGGTATTATTTATAAGCGGATATTCTTTCAGACAATGGGAAGTAATATCCTGATTATACTGCTAATTAATGTCGTTCTAGGCTTTTCCATTGAACAGATAGATATGGGAGCCCATATTGGCGGGCTGATAGCAGGATTTTTAGCTTCTGCGATAATACATCTGCCTAACAAGAAAAATGTTCGAACCCAGCTAATTAGTGCGATTCTCTATATTATACTTATTGCAGGACTTATTATTTTTGGATGGAACAGTAACATGAATAATCAATCTAATTATTTAATGGAAATCGAGCAATTATTAATGGATGATGATTATAACGAGGTGGTTGCAGTAGCAACGGATGCACTGGAGCTTGAAGGTGAAAGGGATGGACTGATATTATTCCAGCGCTCCTATGCATATATTGAGCTGAATGAATTGGATTTAGCGATTGAAGATCTAGAGCAGAGTATATTGCATGAACCAGTATTACCAGAAGCCTATTATAATCTGGCAATATTATATGACGGCAGTGGCCAAAAAGAAAAGGCTGAAGAAATGATAACGAAAGCATACGAACTGAACCCTGATAAAGAATCTATTGCAAATGTTTATAAGAAAATTACAGGAGAATCACCTGAATAG
- a CDS encoding 5-formyltetrahydrofolate cyclo-ligase, whose amino-acid sequence MKLLDKTNLRKETINRLKSLSIDEKRKIEVKLMGKLLSSELWKYADTIGLTISQDFEWATGPIIEAGWKQNKKIVVPKCIPNEKQLHFYAINSFEQLESVYFNLLEPIPETKRFVAKKDIDLLIVPGLLFDKHGYRIGFGGGYYDRFLVDFSQKTASLCSFKQLVDRVPREKYDLPVHNIITEKEVIHTQES is encoded by the coding sequence GTGAAACTATTGGATAAAACTAATTTAAGGAAAGAAACAATCAATCGTTTAAAAAGTTTATCTATTGATGAAAAGAGGAAAATTGAAGTTAAATTAATGGGAAAACTGCTCTCCTCAGAATTATGGAAGTATGCTGATACGATTGGTTTAACAATATCCCAGGATTTTGAATGGGCAACCGGCCCAATTATCGAAGCTGGTTGGAAGCAAAACAAAAAAATAGTTGTGCCTAAGTGTATTCCTAATGAAAAGCAGCTTCATTTTTATGCAATCAATTCTTTTGAACAGCTTGAGTCAGTTTACTTTAATCTGCTTGAACCAATACCAGAGACTAAGCGATTCGTTGCTAAAAAAGATATTGATCTTTTAATTGTTCCGGGACTATTATTTGATAAGCACGGTTATCGAATCGGTTTTGGTGGCGGTTATTATGATCGTTTTTTAGTCGATTTTAGTCAAAAAACAGCTTCATTATGTAGCTTTAAGCAGTTAGTAGATCGAGTTCCAAGAGAAAAATATGATTTGCCAGTCCATAATATTATTACTGAAAAAGAAGTTATACATACTCAAGAATCTTGA
- the rpmG gene encoding 50S ribosomal protein L33, translating to MRVNITLACTETGDRNYISTKNKRTNPERIELMKYSPRLKKHTLHRETK from the coding sequence ATGCGCGTAAACATTACTTTAGCTTGTACTGAAACAGGAGATCGTAACTATATTTCTACAAAGAATAAACGTACGAACCCTGAACGTATTGAGCTTATGAAATATTCACCACGTCTAAAAAAACACACTTTGCACCGTGAAACAAAATAA
- the phoU gene encoding phosphate signaling complex protein PhoU — protein sequence MTTREQFQSELNELNEDIIKLANAAGQALDDAVEALFSQDVELARQVIANDKKIDRKELEMNDKTILLIAKQQPVATDLRRVITALKILTDIERMADNAKNIATATIHLGENASIIPNDIKKMYNMTKDMMYTAIQAYKYEDITVARKLAVMDDEVDRLYKIIVSELLGETAVNPDKIQYIMQVAFCARYLERFADHITNIGENILYLVKGENYNLN from the coding sequence ATGACAACTCGCGAACAATTTCAAAGTGAACTTAATGAGTTAAATGAAGATATTATTAAATTGGCCAATGCAGCAGGTCAAGCATTAGATGATGCAGTTGAAGCGTTATTTAGCCAGGATGTAGAGCTTGCAAGACAGGTAATTGCCAATGACAAGAAAATAGATCGAAAAGAACTTGAGATGAATGATAAAACGATTCTTTTAATTGCAAAGCAGCAGCCAGTAGCGACAGATTTAAGAAGGGTAATTACAGCACTAAAAATTTTGACGGATATTGAACGTATGGCTGATAATGCTAAGAACATTGCTACTGCTACGATTCATTTAGGTGAGAATGCATCGATCATCCCAAACGATATTAAAAAAATGTATAACATGACAAAAGATATGATGTACACTGCTATACAGGCTTATAAATATGAAGATATTACAGTCGCAAGGAAGTTAGCTGTCATGGATGACGAGGTTGATCGATTATATAAAATAATTGTAAGTGAATTATTAGGAGAAACTGCGGTAAATCCTGATAAAATTCAATATATTATGCAGGTTGCATTCTGTGCAAGATATTTAGAACGTTTTGCTGATCATATTACAAATATCGGTGAAAATATTCTTTATTTGGTTAAAGGGGAAAATTATAATTTAAATTAA
- a CDS encoding penicillin-binding protein 2 encodes MSKKKKKKRAQLPFRINMLFFVVFLLFSVLILQLGVVQILNGEDFQQEIERTNLDTTKVPVPRGKIFDRNGNVIVDNEAVYSITYTPPKGVQAEDRLKVAKKLAEYIKMDDEDTLEGITERNRKEYWYLLNKEKADKRLSEDEKEGMSNAEVYQATLDLITEDEIKDFSKQELEVIAIKKELDKAYSLTPQIIKNEDVTVEEYARIAENLDKLPGINATTDWNREYPYGTTLRSLLGSISTQEQGIPAEEEASYLSKGYSRNDRVGTSGLELQYEDLLRGRKEQIQYTTTKSGTLIGSETIVEGERGKDLVLTIDMDLQKEVDKIVQKELQTAITKHPHGNRFMTDTLAVVIDPKTGELLAVSGVHYDRDKNKFMDAALQTLSHAHTPGSVVKGATVLAGYESGVITPGYGINDSPIRVAQTSPFRSWSTLGPVNDITALQKSSNVYMGYIALKMMGEDRYPFPDGSPLSVDPNWRQAFQEMRNYFRQFGLGSSTGIDYPSESTGYSGTPDNAGLLMYHAIGQYDQYTTLQLAQYTATIANDGYRVRPHFLQTVHEPIASQDEIGPLYSAQNTEVLNRVQMSDENIKRVQEGFRRVFQESGGTAVGDFGNSPYNPAGKTGTAETAVYENGQKLADTRNLALIGYAPFDEPEIAFAIITPYAGTDNSHNVPRQVGKQILDTYFDLKEKRDKASDEDSDQEETTEEEQE; translated from the coding sequence ATGAGTAAAAAGAAAAAGAAGAAAAGAGCGCAGCTGCCTTTTCGGATTAATATGTTGTTTTTTGTTGTGTTTTTATTGTTTTCCGTATTGATTCTGCAACTCGGAGTAGTTCAGATTTTAAATGGGGAGGACTTCCAGCAGGAAATCGAACGGACGAACTTGGATACAACTAAAGTACCGGTACCTCGCGGTAAAATATTTGATCGAAATGGTAACGTTATTGTCGATAATGAGGCAGTATATTCGATAACATATACACCTCCAAAAGGTGTACAAGCTGAAGACCGTTTAAAGGTTGCTAAGAAATTAGCTGAGTATATTAAGATGGATGATGAAGATACGCTTGAAGGCATTACCGAGAGAAATAGAAAAGAATATTGGTATTTATTAAATAAGGAAAAGGCAGATAAGCGTCTTTCTGAGGATGAGAAAGAAGGCATGTCGAATGCTGAGGTTTATCAAGCTACACTTGATTTAATCACTGAAGATGAAATCAAGGATTTCTCAAAACAAGAGCTAGAGGTAATAGCTATCAAGAAGGAACTGGATAAGGCCTATTCTTTAACACCACAAATCATAAAAAATGAGGACGTGACTGTTGAGGAATATGCCAGGATTGCGGAGAATTTAGATAAGCTTCCTGGAATAAATGCTACAACAGATTGGAATCGTGAATATCCATATGGAACGACATTAAGAAGTTTACTTGGAAGTATTTCAACACAGGAACAAGGTATACCTGCGGAAGAAGAAGCTAGCTACTTAAGTAAAGGCTACAGCAGAAATGACCGAGTAGGAACAAGTGGTCTGGAATTACAATATGAAGATCTATTACGTGGAAGAAAAGAACAGATCCAATATACGACCACAAAGAGCGGCACACTTATCGGCTCTGAAACGATTGTTGAAGGCGAACGCGGAAAAGATCTTGTTCTAACAATTGATATGGACTTACAAAAAGAAGTAGACAAGATTGTTCAAAAAGAATTACAAACAGCTATTACAAAACACCCACATGGAAACCGTTTTATGACAGATACATTAGCTGTTGTTATTGACCCAAAAACAGGAGAGCTTTTAGCTGTGTCTGGCGTGCATTATGACCGTGATAAAAATAAATTTATGGATGCTGCATTGCAAACATTGTCACATGCACACACACCGGGATCCGTAGTTAAAGGAGCGACCGTGTTGGCTGGATATGAATCCGGAGTAATTACGCCAGGGTACGGTATTAATGACAGTCCTATCCGGGTTGCCCAAACATCACCTTTTAGATCCTGGTCAACGCTTGGTCCGGTGAACGATATAACAGCTTTACAAAAATCCTCAAACGTTTATATGGGTTATATTGCTTTAAAAATGATGGGTGAGGATCGCTACCCTTTCCCAGATGGAAGTCCCTTATCAGTCGATCCCAACTGGCGTCAAGCCTTTCAAGAAATGCGGAATTACTTCAGACAATTTGGATTAGGTTCTAGTACTGGCATTGATTATCCAAGTGAGTCTACAGGTTATTCCGGGACACCTGACAATGCGGGTTTACTTATGTACCATGCAATTGGTCAGTATGATCAATATACGACTTTACAATTAGCACAATATACAGCAACAATAGCTAATGACGGCTATCGAGTCCGACCGCATTTTCTTCAGACAGTTCATGAACCGATTGCTTCACAAGATGAGATAGGACCGCTATATAGTGCACAGAATACCGAAGTATTAAATCGGGTTCAAATGAGTGATGAGAATATTAAACGGGTACAAGAAGGTTTTCGTCGTGTATTCCAAGAATCTGGTGGAACAGCTGTTGGCGACTTTGGTAATTCACCGTATAATCCAGCGGGGAAAACAGGTACTGCTGAGACGGCTGTATATGAAAATGGTCAGAAGCTTGCTGATACAAGAAACCTGGCGTTAATTGGCTATGCTCCATTTGATGAACCAGAAATTGCCTTTGCAATTATCACACCATATGCTGGGACAGATAATAGTCATAATGTGCCGCGGCAGGTTGGAAAACAAATACTAGACACATACTTTGATCTGAAAGAAAAACGAGATAAAGCTAGTGATGAAGATTCTGATCAAGAAGAGACAACAGAGGAAGAACAAGAATAA
- a CDS encoding MFS transporter, which produces MQKMILFFQDKMESNRDLLILLLIGGLYSLGIFLSNTFVNIYLWKQSGDYITIANYNLAICLFQPVTFILAGKLAKKVDRIIVLRLGVIFLCLFFLCVLLIGDKASTYNFLLGSLLGIGYGFYWLAYNVLTFEITEPETRDFFNGFLGILQSLGGMTGPLLAGAIIAKMADNIGYTVIFGVSFALFACAVGISLLLKRRGAEGVFHFKRILGERQRNKNWNRILRAHFYQGLREGIFAFVISIWVFLVTKSEFALGTFNMFLSGLSVIFYLIATKFIKPSMRKKAILIGATLLYASIFIIIIDINYLLLMIYAIVIGIAYPVINVPYVSLTFDVIGKAWKAGEMRVEYMVVRELFLNSGRVLSIIVFLAGVYFFDAEKVIPILLMIFGAGHFMIYFAVRNIYLGSPKKKEILLKEQITDEKNR; this is translated from the coding sequence ATGCAAAAGATGATCCTATTTTTTCAAGATAAAATGGAAAGCAATCGAGATTTACTGATTTTATTGCTCATTGGTGGTCTTTATTCACTGGGGATTTTTCTATCCAACACATTTGTGAATATATATTTATGGAAACAATCAGGTGACTATATTACAATTGCTAATTATAATTTAGCAATTTGTCTGTTCCAGCCAGTTACCTTTATCCTTGCAGGAAAACTTGCCAAAAAAGTTGATCGAATTATAGTATTGAGATTAGGTGTTATTTTTCTATGTCTTTTTTTCTTATGTGTGCTTCTAATTGGTGACAAAGCTTCAACCTATAATTTCTTGCTTGGAAGTTTGTTGGGGATTGGATATGGATTTTATTGGCTGGCTTATAATGTATTAACCTTTGAAATAACAGAGCCTGAGACGAGAGATTTTTTCAACGGATTCCTTGGGATTTTACAATCGCTAGGTGGAATGACGGGTCCACTTTTAGCCGGGGCAATCATCGCTAAAATGGCAGATAATATTGGTTATACAGTAATTTTTGGTGTTTCCTTCGCTTTATTTGCATGTGCCGTTGGAATTAGCCTTTTATTGAAACGCCGGGGTGCTGAAGGGGTTTTTCACTTTAAGCGCATTTTAGGAGAAAGACAACGTAATAAAAACTGGAACAGAATTCTCCGTGCACATTTTTATCAGGGCTTGAGAGAAGGAATCTTCGCTTTTGTAATATCAATCTGGGTTTTCTTAGTGACAAAAAGCGAATTTGCACTCGGAACATTTAATATGTTCCTTTCAGGGCTATCTGTAATTTTTTATTTGATAGCTACAAAATTTATCAAACCTTCTATGCGTAAAAAGGCGATTCTTATTGGAGCTACACTTCTTTATGCTTCCATTTTTATCATTATTATCGATATAAACTATCTATTGCTTATGATATATGCAATTGTAATTGGAATTGCATATCCAGTCATAAACGTGCCATACGTATCACTTACCTTTGATGTTATAGGTAAGGCTTGGAAAGCTGGCGAAATGCGTGTAGAATATATGGTTGTTCGTGAATTGTTTCTAAATAGCGGCAGGGTTCTATCTATTATCGTTTTTCTTGCAGGTGTGTATTTCTTTGATGCAGAAAAGGTTATTCCGATTTTACTGATGATTTTTGGCGCTGGTCATTTTATGATTTATTTTGCTGTCCGTAATATTTATTTAGGCAGCCCAAAAAAGAAAGAGATTTTATTAAAAGAACAAATAACAGACGAAAAAAATCGCTAA
- the sodA gene encoding superoxide dismutase SodA codes for MAKFELPELPYAYDALEPTIDKETMNIHHTKHHNTYVTKLNDALEGQADLQVKSVEALISDLNAVPENIRTAVRNNGGGHANHSLFWKLLSPNGGGEPSGELADKINAKFGGLDAFKEQFAAAAAGRFGSGWAWLVLDNGELEITSTPNQDSPLMEGKTPLLGLDVWEHAYYLNYQNRRPDYISAFWNVVNWDEVAKNYNEAK; via the coding sequence ATGGCAAAATTTGAACTACCTGAGTTACCTTATGCATATGATGCATTGGAACCAACAATCGACAAAGAGACAATGAATATTCATCATACGAAGCACCACAACACGTATGTTACCAAATTAAATGATGCACTGGAAGGACAAGCAGATCTTCAAGTAAAATCAGTAGAAGCACTTATTAGTGATTTAAATGCAGTTCCTGAAAACATTCGCACAGCAGTACGTAATAATGGTGGCGGACATGCTAACCATAGCTTGTTCTGGAAGCTTCTTTCACCAAACGGTGGAGGCGAGCCATCTGGCGAACTAGCAGATAAAATTAACGCTAAATTTGGTGGATTAGATGCATTTAAGGAACAGTTTGCAGCAGCAGCAGCAGGACGCTTCGGTTCTGGTTGGGCATGGCTAGTTCTAGATAATGGTGAATTAGAAATCACTAGTACTCCAAACCAAGATTCTCCATTAATGGAAGGAAAAACACCATTATTAGGATTAGACGTTTGGGAGCACGCATACTACCTAAATTACCAAAACAGACGTCCGGATTATATTTCAGCATTCTGGAATGTTGTTAACTGGGATGAAGTTGCTAAAAATTATAATGAAGCAAAATAA